One segment of Bacteroides caecimuris DNA contains the following:
- a CDS encoding DUF4973 domain-containing protein, whose amino-acid sequence MKKLYIAIALLACIAFSACNDEWKDELYEQMISFKAPVDATGISNIYLRYNPDGVCSYQLPVIVSGTTDNANNLEVKIGVDNDTLDVLNIAKFLHRTDLYYRQLPETFYSLASETCHIPAGSNVQSYTIDFNFTNLDLVEKWVLPLTIEPGEGYTPNMWKGWRKALLKINLFNDYSGKYSATSMNIYMDGETTDPATISERNVSVVDENSVFFYAGTVWEEDVNRSKYKVIVTFNPGTTDESGTVSGTLTLRPGDAANEMNLQSSGTCTYEIRSNMDPVQPYLKHYYVTMQMQYNYTDFTSDPSNPIVFNARGSLVLERKINTLIPDQDQAIQW is encoded by the coding sequence ATGAAGAAATTATATATAGCTATCGCACTGTTGGCATGTATCGCCTTCAGTGCCTGCAATGACGAATGGAAAGACGAACTGTATGAACAAATGATTTCCTTCAAAGCTCCGGTAGACGCAACGGGTATATCAAATATCTATTTGCGCTACAACCCCGACGGCGTCTGCTCTTACCAACTGCCCGTCATCGTGAGTGGAACCACTGATAATGCCAACAATCTGGAGGTGAAGATAGGAGTAGACAATGACACGCTCGATGTGCTGAACATAGCCAAGTTTCTCCATCGCACCGACCTTTATTATAGGCAACTGCCCGAAACGTTTTATTCTCTTGCCTCTGAAACATGCCACATTCCGGCAGGAAGCAACGTGCAATCCTATACGATAGACTTCAATTTTACCAATCTGGACTTGGTGGAGAAGTGGGTACTTCCACTCACCATCGAACCCGGCGAGGGCTACACTCCTAACATGTGGAAGGGATGGCGAAAGGCGCTGCTGAAGATCAACCTGTTCAACGACTATTCGGGCAAGTACTCTGCCACGAGCATGAACATCTATATGGACGGAGAAACCACCGACCCTGCCACGATTTCCGAACGTAACGTGTCGGTAGTCGATGAAAACAGTGTGTTCTTCTACGCGGGAACGGTGTGGGAGGAAGACGTGAACCGCAGCAAGTACAAGGTGATTGTCACCTTTAATCCCGGCACGACGGATGAAAGCGGTACCGTTTCAGGCACACTGACTTTGCGCCCGGGCGATGCCGCAAACGAGATGAACCTGCAAAGCAGCGGTACTTGTACGTACGAGATACGCAGCAACATGGACCCCGTACAGCCTTACCTGAAACACTACTACGTGACGATGCAGATGCAGTATAACTACACCGACTTCACTTCCGATCCTTCCAACCCGATTGTGTTCAACGCTCGCGGCTCGTTGGTGTTGGAACGTAAGATCAATACATTGATTCCTGATCAGGATCAAGCCATTCAATGGTAA
- a CDS encoding RagB/SusD family nutrient uptake outer membrane protein has translation MKTRKYILLGMVMAGLSLSVTSCTDYMDMQRYFKDQQSEDHIFENKDNTLQWLSYCYSALQGDNLEIAHSDVCPTNYSDDMVFNEGNNGERFRRFKLGEYGYGYAYQDYYTTSWPKSYEGIRQASILIQNVDKNKDLTPEEITDVKGQARFVRAYLYWLLLRKYGPVPIMPDAGADYTESYDNLSFPRNSYDECAEYIATEMAQAATELAEKRNNVNIARATKGAALAVRAKAYLFAASPLANGNTEMADFTDKTGRILISQTYDESKWAKAAAAARDLIELAESRNLYRLYTSQVRTNTTDEAYPNTITPPEHPVYSHQDFPDGWQNIDPFESYRSVFNGELFASENPELIFTRGKNNNHNGELKDMGVTDLAKHQLPGTAGGWNIHGVTMKQCDAYAMADGKPFDRATCPKKFTADDNKDEHPYDHLRNGVYFEYANREPRFYASVAFSGSMWFCLSAKEDGYKNQQVFYYRGESNGRTNGNERWIPTGIGVMKFIHPKDCNTNEGKMEGKVDTAIRYADILLMYAEALNELTGTYQISSWDGATTYTIQRDMEEMRRGVKPVRMRAGVPDYNDVVYNDPDAFRRQLKHERQIEFFAENQRFWDLRRWKDAPVDEAEQIYGCNTLMNKAHAIEFYTPVRVPYLQTSFSRKQYFWPIAYNELKRNKNMTQAPGWEDYD, from the coding sequence ATGAAAACAAGAAAATATATCTTACTGGGAATGGTGATGGCAGGATTGAGTCTGAGCGTCACCTCCTGCACAGACTACATGGACATGCAACGCTACTTCAAAGACCAGCAGAGTGAAGACCACATCTTTGAAAATAAAGATAATACTTTGCAGTGGCTGTCTTATTGCTACAGTGCCTTGCAGGGTGACAATCTAGAAATTGCCCACAGCGACGTGTGTCCTACCAATTACTCTGACGACATGGTATTCAACGAAGGAAACAACGGAGAACGCTTCCGCCGTTTCAAGTTGGGCGAATACGGGTACGGCTATGCCTATCAGGACTACTATACCACCTCTTGGCCAAAGTCTTACGAAGGCATCCGTCAGGCATCCATCCTTATTCAAAACGTAGATAAGAATAAAGACCTGACACCCGAAGAGATTACGGATGTGAAAGGACAGGCCCGTTTCGTGAGGGCATACCTCTATTGGCTGCTGTTGCGCAAATATGGTCCGGTGCCCATCATGCCCGATGCAGGCGCGGACTATACGGAATCGTATGACAACCTTTCGTTTCCCCGCAACAGTTATGACGAGTGTGCCGAATACATAGCCACGGAGATGGCACAAGCAGCCACTGAACTGGCGGAGAAGAGAAACAATGTAAACATTGCACGCGCCACGAAAGGCGCCGCGCTAGCCGTGCGTGCCAAAGCCTATCTTTTCGCCGCCAGTCCGTTGGCAAACGGCAATACGGAAATGGCGGACTTCACCGACAAAACGGGACGCATCCTCATCTCACAGACATACGACGAAAGTAAGTGGGCGAAGGCTGCCGCTGCCGCACGTGACCTCATCGAATTGGCAGAGAGCAGAAACCTTTACCGGCTTTACACCAGCCAGGTGCGCACAAACACTACGGACGAGGCATATCCGAACACCATTACTCCGCCCGAACATCCGGTTTACTCCCATCAAGACTTCCCCGACGGTTGGCAGAACATTGACCCGTTTGAGTCCTATCGGTCTGTGTTCAACGGCGAACTGTTCGCATCGGAGAATCCGGAACTTATCTTTACTCGGGGAAAGAACAACAACCACAATGGCGAGCTGAAAGACATGGGTGTCACCGACTTGGCGAAACATCAGTTGCCCGGCACGGCTGGTGGCTGGAATATCCACGGAGTGACCATGAAGCAGTGCGATGCATACGCTATGGCAGACGGAAAACCGTTCGATCGTGCCACTTGCCCCAAGAAGTTCACTGCCGATGATAACAAGGATGAACATCCCTACGACCACCTACGCAACGGCGTTTATTTCGAATATGCCAACCGTGAGCCTCGTTTCTATGCTTCGGTGGCGTTCAGCGGTTCGATGTGGTTCTGTTTGAGTGCCAAAGAAGATGGATATAAAAATCAGCAAGTGTTCTATTATAGAGGAGAATCCAACGGACGGACTAACGGTAATGAGCGCTGGATTCCTACCGGTATCGGTGTGATGAAGTTTATCCATCCCAAAGACTGCAACACGAACGAAGGCAAGATGGAAGGGAAGGTAGATACTGCCATCCGCTATGCCGACATTCTGTTGATGTATGCCGAAGCGTTGAACGAACTGACCGGCACTTATCAGATTAGTTCGTGGGATGGAGCTACCACCTACACCATCCAACGGGACATGGAAGAGATGCGTCGCGGAGTGAAGCCGGTGCGCATGCGTGCCGGAGTGCCCGACTACAACGATGTTGTGTATAATGACCCGGATGCTTTCCGCCGCCAGCTGAAACACGAACGCCAGATCGAGTTTTTTGCTGAGAATCAACGTTTTTGGGACTTACGCCGCTGGAAAGACGCTCCCGTAGACGAAGCGGAACAGATATACGGTTGCAACACTCTGATGAACAAAGCGCACGCTATCGAATTCTATACACCGGTGCGGGTGCCCTACTTGCAAACTTCATTCTCGCGCAAACAGTATTTCTGGCCGATTGCCTACAACGAACTGAAACGCAATAAGAATATGACACAAGCCCCTGGATGGGAAGATTACGATTAA
- a CDS encoding SusC/RagA family TonB-linked outer membrane protein, protein MKKFILLLFLLSVGWNIIGYAQEKQVEVTGIVTDAKTKEPLIGVNITIKNSPGLGTMTDINGRYKLKANLYSYLIFSYIGFDKQEILLKDSRVINVAMKESESTVLDQVVITGTGAQKKISVTGAVTTVDIKDLKTPTSSITNALAGVVPGVMARQTSGQPGDNISEFWIRGISTFGAGSGALVLVDGFERSMNELNIEDIATFTVLKDASATAIYGSRGANGVVLITTKRGKEGKAHINAKLETSYNMRTRTPEFVDGVTYARMMNEAYTTRNREAAYSEDDIHLIASGLDPDIYPNVDWMGMLLRKGAPTYRATLDMNGGGTLARYFISASYVDEGGMYEADEAMKDFNTNANYRRWNYRMNVDVDLTKTTLIKVGVSGSLAKQNQPGGTSDEIWGALLGYNPISFPVQYSDGRAASRGYAEKQNPWILITQQGFNETWENKIQSTISLEQNFDFLTKGLKFVGRFGYDTTNRNYNRRMKWPEGWQAERQRDSDGNIQFKRTTTEQLMMSHSGSNGERKEYLEAELHYDRTFGDHQVGAVLKYTQDKFIDTSENISNNYVQTIDRRHQGLAGRFTYGWKYRYFFDANFGYNGSENFAPGHQFGFFPAFSVAWNIAEEPIVKKALPWMGMFKLRYSYGKVGNDYVSERGARVRFPYLPTFKTDDLFGYNYGDIGTNIYYYTGLTYATLASKNVTWEVSKKHDVGLDFSLFGDKLSGTIDYFHEQRDGIYMTRNYLPPSLGLNTLNSAPAANIGSVLSKGFDGNIAFKQKMGEADLTLRANMTYSKNNIIEYDEEYSHYGYTRQAGFRVDQARGLIAEGLFKDYDEIRQSPQQMFGEVAPGDIKYKDVNGDGRINDDDVVPIGATTRPNLVYGFGLSTSWKGIDFNVHFQGAGKSSFFINGYTVYPFSEGDWGNILTDVVGKYWSLGSNENPHAEYPRLSFGGNNNNYRASTYWLRDGSYMRLKTLEIGYTLPKTFVNKLHIDNIRFYLMGTNLLTFSSFKLWDPEMGSSNGQKYPLSRTYTLGMTINL, encoded by the coding sequence ATGAAAAAATTTATATTACTCTTGTTCTTACTGTCGGTGGGATGGAATATCATCGGCTACGCTCAAGAAAAACAGGTGGAAGTGACGGGTATCGTCACAGATGCGAAAACGAAAGAACCGTTGATCGGTGTGAACATTACCATCAAGAACTCTCCCGGACTGGGCACCATGACTGATATCAACGGCCGATACAAACTGAAAGCCAATCTTTATTCCTACCTTATATTTTCCTACATAGGTTTCGACAAACAGGAAATACTGCTTAAAGACAGCCGTGTGATCAATGTAGCAATGAAAGAAAGCGAATCTACCGTGCTCGACCAAGTAGTAATCACCGGTACGGGTGCACAGAAGAAAATTTCTGTGACAGGTGCCGTCACTACCGTAGATATAAAAGATTTAAAGACACCTACTTCCAGCATCACCAACGCTTTGGCAGGGGTAGTGCCGGGTGTGATGGCCCGGCAGACCTCCGGTCAGCCGGGAGATAATATTTCCGAATTCTGGATTCGAGGTATCTCCACTTTTGGAGCTGGTTCCGGCGCTTTGGTATTAGTGGATGGATTTGAACGTAGCATGAACGAACTAAATATTGAAGACATAGCTACTTTCACTGTGCTAAAAGATGCTTCTGCTACTGCCATTTATGGCTCACGCGGTGCCAATGGCGTGGTGCTGATAACCACCAAACGCGGTAAGGAAGGCAAGGCGCACATCAACGCAAAGTTGGAAACCTCATATAATATGCGCACCCGGACCCCTGAATTTGTAGACGGCGTGACGTATGCGCGCATGATGAATGAGGCCTATACTACCCGCAATAGGGAAGCAGCCTATTCGGAAGACGATATTCATCTGATTGCAAGCGGTCTTGACCCTGACATCTATCCGAATGTAGACTGGATGGGAATGTTGCTTCGAAAAGGAGCGCCTACCTATCGGGCTACCTTAGACATGAATGGCGGTGGTACGCTCGCACGTTACTTTATCTCTGCCAGCTATGTAGACGAAGGGGGTATGTACGAAGCTGACGAAGCCATGAAAGATTTCAACACCAACGCCAATTACCGCCGTTGGAACTATCGCATGAATGTGGACGTTGACTTGACAAAGACTACTCTGATTAAGGTGGGAGTATCCGGCTCGCTGGCCAAACAGAACCAGCCGGGCGGCACCAGCGATGAGATATGGGGAGCCTTGCTGGGATACAATCCTATCAGCTTTCCGGTGCAGTATTCAGATGGGCGCGCCGCTTCACGAGGATATGCCGAAAAGCAGAATCCGTGGATATTGATCACCCAACAAGGATTCAACGAAACTTGGGAAAACAAGATTCAGAGTACCATCAGCCTTGAACAGAATTTCGACTTTCTCACCAAAGGATTGAAGTTTGTAGGACGCTTTGGATATGATACGACCAACAGAAACTATAACCGCCGCATGAAATGGCCCGAAGGCTGGCAGGCAGAACGGCAACGTGATTCGGACGGGAATATTCAGTTTAAACGAACGACAACGGAACAATTGATGATGTCGCATAGTGGTTCCAACGGTGAACGTAAAGAATATCTCGAAGCGGAACTGCACTACGACCGCACGTTTGGCGACCATCAGGTGGGAGCCGTACTGAAATATACACAAGACAAATTCATTGATACCTCGGAGAATATCTCCAACAACTATGTCCAAACCATCGACCGCCGTCATCAGGGACTTGCCGGACGATTCACTTACGGATGGAAATACCGCTATTTCTTTGATGCCAATTTCGGCTACAACGGTTCTGAAAACTTTGCTCCCGGACATCAGTTTGGTTTCTTTCCGGCTTTTTCTGTGGCATGGAACATTGCAGAAGAACCCATTGTGAAGAAAGCACTTCCATGGATGGGAATGTTCAAACTGCGCTACTCTTACGGTAAAGTGGGCAACGACTATGTAAGTGAGAGAGGAGCAAGAGTTCGATTCCCTTATCTGCCGACCTTCAAGACCGATGATCTCTTTGGATATAACTATGGCGACATAGGAACGAACATTTATTATTATACAGGATTGACCTACGCGACACTGGCATCGAAAAATGTCACATGGGAAGTGTCGAAGAAACACGATGTGGGATTGGACTTCTCACTGTTTGGCGACAAATTGAGTGGTACCATCGATTACTTCCACGAACAACGTGATGGCATCTATATGACCCGCAACTATCTACCGCCAAGTCTTGGACTGAACACGCTAAACTCTGCTCCTGCCGCCAATATCGGTTCCGTTCTTTCCAAAGGATTCGATGGAAACATCGCTTTCAAACAGAAGATGGGAGAAGCCGACTTGACCCTGCGCGCCAATATGACATACAGCAAAAACAACATCATCGAGTATGACGAGGAGTACAGCCACTACGGATATACAAGACAGGCAGGTTTTCGCGTAGACCAAGCACGCGGCTTGATAGCCGAAGGCCTGTTCAAAGATTATGACGAAATACGTCAAAGCCCGCAACAGATGTTCGGTGAGGTAGCACCCGGCGACATCAAATATAAGGACGTGAACGGTGACGGACGCATCAACGACGACGATGTTGTGCCTATTGGCGCCACCACCCGCCCTAACCTGGTCTACGGTTTCGGACTGTCTACTTCTTGGAAAGGTATAGATTTCAACGTCCACTTTCAGGGGGCAGGCAAATCATCGTTCTTTATCAACGGCTATACGGTATATCCGTTCAGCGAAGGAGACTGGGGAAATATTCTGACGGACGTAGTAGGCAAGTATTGGTCGCTAGGTAGCAATGAAAACCCTCATGCAGAATATCCGCGCTTGAGCTTCGGAGGCAACAACAATAACTATCGCGCGTCTACCTATTGGCTACGAGATGGTTCATACATGCGTCTGAAAACGCTGGAGATTGGCTATACCCTGCCAAAGACGTTTGTCAACAAGCTTCATATAGATAACATACGTTTCTATTTGATGGGCACCAATCTCCTCACGTTCTCAAGTTTCAAGCTATGGGACCCCGAAATGGGCAGCTCCAACGGACAGAAATATCCGCTGTCGAGAACATATACATTAGGAATGACTATCAACTTATAA